The Camelus dromedarius isolate mCamDro1 chromosome 8, mCamDro1.pat, whole genome shotgun sequence DNA segment CAGTTCTTTGAATGATCTAAGAACTCAATTCACAGCCTAGAATGAACCCAAACCTTCAGATTCACTTATGAAACACTTCCTGtataccaggccctgtgctaaatgGCATCTCATCACATTTAACCTCTCAAACAACTCTAAGTAGGTGTTATTGTCCATCTTTTTCAGATGCAGAGCCTAACCCCTAGAGAGGGCAAAGTTACTGAGCTGGTAGTGATGAGAGAAGCTAAATCAAAGCCTGTCCAACTCCAAAGCCTATGTTTACCTCCTTTTAGCTGTGTCTCTAACCAAGGCTTAAAACTTTGTTGGACAAGTAAAGGTCACTATGCATCAGACTGGCCTTTGGATACAGGAAGACCACCCATTCTATGTAAAATAGTCCACTAGTACCACTCTCTTCCCTTATTCTACTACTTTCTagcatttatttctgaaattacaTCCATTCACAAAGACTGATGGTGCTGCTATATTCCAGGCACCACAGGTATAACAGTGAACTAGACAGATGACAATATGTGCCCTCACAGAACTGacattatttatttgttaactTATTCCTGTCACCATATCAAAATATAATCTACATGAGGGCAGGAACATTACCTGTATCACTTACTGCATAtttccagcacctagaacagccTCTGTTACATGGGTACAATAGACAGCAATGCCTATCAAAGAATTCCACCCATGACATCCTCAGCAAAGGTGTAGAAAACTGGTCAAAACAGCTCACCAAACTGATTTTATTCCCATGCACAGTTCCTTATAGTGCATTGTCTCAGTGCTATACCAAAAATGGCCAAAGCTCTAAATACAATCTCCAAGACACTGAAACAAACAACAGTTAAGAGTTAATTTTCCTCTAAGCAAACAAGCAGTAAAAGAGAGCCACCATACCACAGCAGGCAGTAAATGCATATGAAGAAAAAAgggttttaaaatagatttttatttgtaaaaataaaaataaagttaatctGAATCAggttccttcttctttcttcttgtcCCTTTTGCATAAGTCCCAGATTCTGTTCTTTCTTTGCCATGCTCCGTTTGTTGTGTCATCCACTCTTTTTCTAGCTGTTTCAGCATGTCTGCAGTGAGGAGTCCTTGCTGCACCAATCTGGAAGCAAGGGATTTCTCTCCTGCATCAGGGGCGAGTGGCTCAGCAGCTTTACTCCCTAAAACTTTGCTGCGATTCCTTCTAGCTTGGCTCTTTGATGTTCCTGACAAACGGGACTGGCTCTCTGATAAGCTCTCCAAATTCAGCAGTTTATATGTCTCTGAAATTTTAATCAGTTTGGTGATGTTGTGGACACCATCTTGGATAACGTCATCGAGTTGTTTCTGGAGATCTCGAACAAGGCTGGCATCTGGAAACATATCTATAAACCGGTagctgggggaaaaaacattACACTAAAGGAATGGCTCTTATCATAATTGCTAGACTAATCTTAATGACGTAACTGCATCTTGATACTGATTAAttcaaaatattctgtttctgcaaactgtgatcagtgCCTTTGCTCAACCTTTATTTCTGCCCCAATGCACCTGAGGAATATGTCCTGACGGGAACAGATCATTACTTGCATCTTAAGTGATTATGATATGCTCCCCTACTGGGACATGCCCCTTCTTTGAGAATCAATGATCTAGAGCAGTACCTCTCAAGTTGTGATGTACACACAAATTACCtcaggatcttgttaaaatgtagaattTGATTAAGTCCGTGGTGGGCCTGAaagtctctattttttttaaaaatccctaccAAGTCTAAATAACCTTTTATTTATTGGGGGCAGGGTGGCGggaattagatttatttagttagttagttttaatggaaatactggggattgaacacaggaccttgtgcatgctaggcagggattctaccactgagctataactaCCCCGCCTCTGAAAGTCTCTACTTTTAACGAGATCCCAGGTGATACCAATGCTTTTGGTCCAGGGACCACTATTTGCATAACAAGGATCTAGTGAGTAAACTTTCTCACCTACCTATCTTAACTAGAATTATAAGAACTCCTGAAGTCATTTTTGGAATGGGTATAAACTAGGCTCAACTGCCTTAACggacaataaatataaaatagagcaCCCTGCAAATATGTGCCTAATTTGAAAGTGCAAAAGACCGTTCATAAAACCTTTGATCTGCCCTCTTACTTGGAAAAACGAGAGCACTTAAAGGAGAAAATTTGGTACCTCAGCCACAGGTAAAGGTCCAAGACATCATGGACAGCTTCAAGATCCATGAGGTCTTTAATATTCTTAGGTGGAAGTAACGGCCATTTAATATACCGGCGTAACCATGAGAAGGTCAGGGGCTCATTCCTGCTGTACTGTCTGGCAAActgagagaaacagaagaaaggggTTTGGTAAAAGAATCAGAATTCACTTCAGTCTgtgattagaaaagaaagaacaaaatgttaacagtgactGTATCTCAACAGGCAGgctggtttctttccttctttatacttttctacattttcaagaacatttaatacttttaaaaaggcacttaaaaaaaagaggatgatttccttctttttccaaagaaaagagGAGCCATTTATATATAAGTTCTTACACAGTATTTCATATTAAAGAGTACTctctcattgttttattttgaataacaaagtaatatttggggaaaatgccTCAACTTGAAACAactcaaaatatcaaaaagataagGGCTCACCTGTAACAATGAAGAACAGACAAAAGGCTGCTTCTTGTTGATAGGGGCTGTGCAGAAAACATACCTCACTCGTAGACTTAACGGAATATGCTGGATCAACtctgcagaaaatttaaaatcatccATATTGCAGACAAAATACTGCCCATCAACTTGTGAAAAGTCTACAAAAATATCCTGGTGGggggaaaatatattaaattactgGACGGCCTAGTTAGGCATGAATAAAGTACTCAAGTCTACAAAAGACAATCACTTTAATCCATCAACAGACTTCCAGAAAGGCCTGCCTAAGTCACTGCCTCCTCAAGCTACTAGCCTTCCCCCATGGCCTTAACCTGAAATACTCAGAAAATTCCTCAGGACAAAAGTCCCAAAAGATTCTGAGAGAAAGCTTTCACTTACAAGATAAACTACATAAACAGCAACTTCACAAAAACAGACTATCCATTCATGTCTATGAGGTTACCCAGTAATTGTTTGACGTAAcaacatttttagaaaagagaTTTAAGAGTTTCTACTTACAATGAGATTAGAAAGTGTTGTGTCAGGGAGATGGTAGGCAAACATTTCAATCTGTTCAGCAGTTGGATGAAGACCAGCTgcctttgattaaaaaaacaaaaacccataagcattttttttttgaacaagtTTCCTTAAGTTATTTTAAGATAAAGTCCTATATTCAGGGTAAGCTCTTGCCAAATGAGTTAAGTGAGAAGAGTTtgagtaaaatagaaaaaaaatcatattttgccATTTATTACCAATAGGAAAGTCATCTGATGAGATGACTCACTAAAATGAATCAAGGATTCCTATTGAGTAGTCAATCTTTCACTTACATTTTAGTTATATTTCTAAATCTATGATGATCTGACAGAGTGCCAAAAATAGTTTCCAGGGTCTCAATTCTCTCCATTTGAACAAAAATGAACAAGGAAAATCCGATCACTTTAACCAGGGCAATAAAActgacatacatatatacaagagaAAATGTCCAAACTGAAGATCAGTTATCTCTTTAACTGTATATACTGCAATGTTAAGAACTGCCCACAAGTAAATATAAGCAAGAAAAGAAGTGagaaagggaatgggataaagaatgaggaaaggaggagagagagatgaatcATGGGATGGAGGAAGAGTATGAACACAAGAAATGAGATACACaagagggaaatggggaagtTCCATTATCAACTGCACTCTTAACAAAAGCTACAGAAATGATTTCAACCGTGGCTTTCCTCCAGGAACTGTTccttgcattatctcatttacatATCCCTTTACCTAGGGTCACTAAAAATGAGATAAGCCATGTTAAGTGAATTTTCCAGGCAACTTTAAATTGTACCAGTTAGtttgcttaaaatatatatatttctgccTCATTAACTACACTAACCAAAATTTAACCTTGTCCTTACTGGCTCAAAGTTGTATGGCTTGATGCTGTTTTTGCCCCACACTCAAAGGTTTCTTCTCAAGTTTCTGGCAATTTTCAGCCTGCTGACACAGCTGTGTGCCCACCTGAAACAACTGTGTCCCTATCCCACCTACTGCTAGATTATATGAAGAACTAAAGGTAACTCAGGTTTACTAAGCTTGTTATATTATAGTTATACTTCTAAAATCTGAATCTTTCACTTGCATGCCATTCTCTGACCCGGGGGGTCTCTATGACTCTCCAAAGCAATTAGGCAGGGCTTTCTTGACATGATTTTCATCGCAtaaaatttttttgcttatttgtttccaGGTGTCTTGAGGCAAAAGCCTGGAAAGTGGGTCAAGGAAGGAATGACTGTACTCCACAGAGAAGAAGCAAGGAATATGTCACCCCTTACCTTTATAGGATCCACAGGCCTATTCAAAATTTCCCTTAATAAACTGAGGTCTTCTCGATTCATTGTTGTAACCTCTCCTTCTTTAAACTTTGAACTGAATCTACCAGCTCTGCCAGCAATCTGCAAAGCTTGAGAGGTGGtgattggttctatttctctctctcccttttcattGATACTGGGTTTCATaagggaataaaaaataattctcctTATGCTcctgaaatagaaataaaaatgatctcaCAGACTGATATCTGAAAAGCCCTCTATCATCCAGTTCATTGCAGAAATGCTCACTCTAATTCTAATCTAGGCCTACTTGCAATATTGCCCACTGTTGACAAAATAAGGTAAAGGGGGTGTGCTGGtaactctttttcttccctttcaataacatttttttaaacaactgtgtAAATTTGCTAAAAAGCatcaaattatacactttaaatgagtgaactctacagtatgtaaattatacctcagtaaggctacagaaaataattttacaaataacACAAAGTGCTCTCAGATGGCTTTTAAATGTTGGCTGCTATTAACAGCTTTGAATAGTTCATCCATAAAGACAAATTTGCCTTCATTCCCCAGAGAGGACTATTTAGGCTTCATACTGTTAGCCCTTAAAGATAATGGCTAACCCCACATGCATAACAGGCACACAATTTGTTGACTGAGACACTGAAAATAAAGTGAGGAAATTTAACAGGTTAGCAGCACTCAAAAGTCCTAGTGTTATGTGATATTTTTACTTTATCCCCTCAACAGGGTAAGCAAGATAAATCTCAGCTCTATACCATAATAATACTCATTCTCCTAAATCAATGTGTTTGGTCATTCTGATAACAATTAGAAGTTTTTTTAATTGCCACCTAACCCACTGAATATCCATGATTATTAAGAACAAATTACTTACAAATTAAGTCCCATGCCAATTGCATCTGTAGCAACAAGGATTTTGCATGGATCATCAGGATCATTAAACTTTTTTGCCTGAGCAAGTTTCGTCCCTAAAATAAAACAGTTTACGTTAAGTAAGTGTTCTCAATCTTTTACTATATCACACTATGTATATCTTGGAATCTCTTACCTCCTACTCTCCATTTTTATGGATAAAACTTACTGTTTCAAACTTATTTCTTTAATATCCTCAAAGAGTCACTTATCCTTTCTTTCTACGCCTTTAAATATCCCCACACATAGCAACATAATCCCCTACCACACTAGCCTTATCATTTCTGAGGACACTTATTAACAGATTTCAGGACTACAACTTTAAGAATATTACCAACTTTACATCTTAATAACATTTCTGTAAGATCATCAgctcaacatttaaaatatagtctAATAATAGCTACAATCAACAAGaactataaataattaaaataattctatCCCTATAAGATGaactagataaaatatttattttacatgacCTACAACAAATCATACACCAGGCAACCTAATTCCATATCTTTCACTGTGTTTTCAATACATATTCTcaacataaatggaaaaaataagagaCTTCACATCCTGTCGTGATGAAAGCCAATAATTACCAGGTGGGAGACTGCCATATATAACAGCTGATTCCAATCCCCGAATTTCAATCTGTCGACTCACAGAATAAATATCATTCTTGCTAAAACAGACAATGCAATCCCCAGGCCGAAGGTTGTCTAAAGATTCTAGTGCATGATCCAGCACAGAAATTGGGGTAAGCCTCTTATAGTTTCGAACCTACAATAAAAAACACGATATTGTGAAGTAATACACCTAACTCAACTTGTGACTAATAATtaagtgaaaaactcaaaatcaagAGTAGCTAAAAATGAACAAGTTCCAACTTTTTAAAGGGAAGAtacagaaaaacatttattttgatattATGTTACGATCAGTTATCGGTATTTctgaattaataaaatgttatagaGGGTTTCAtgaattttcaaagcactttcctatatatttgattttcatgGCAACCTGGTTAAGTTCAGAAGGGTTATTgactgttatttccattttatgaaaGAGTAAAATAAGAGCCCAATAAAAGATCAGATCTGATGGGGATTTTTCTGGTTCTAGCCTTCTGTGATTTGcctaaaaacacaaaacaaataataGCAAAGCCAGTATTAGAACCTAGAATTTCTTCCACTACATTCCACCATCTCTCCCTGAAAGCTGAGCACAAAATTAAAGTAGcagatcaattttaaaatatttcttcatctTATTATAGAAGTCtggtaaagaaaatgaaaagtaggaCTAAAAGGAAATCCTACTTTTCAGTCACTTGGTATTCTAGGAATTTGAAAAAGGGATACAAACTATCTCTACCAATTAGGTATGTATCAAAGTCCCCAGTATCTGATGTctgacactttgaaaatcacAAACTTTTGCTGAGTCTCAAACTTCCAACATTCCTGATTTATTTAATTCTAAAGAGATCTGCTCAAATTCCAAAAGGTTTTgtcaaagaaagataaagaatctCCTGTCCTTTTGGAGACTTAGGGTGTGATGCCACTCGACCAGAACTTTGGATCATTAGGTTCAACCAACTATGTATGACCTAGTCAAGTTACAAGGAAATAAAGCTTTCTTTTTAGTTAAGCTCTGATTTCGCCACTATCTGGGGCCTAAGAAGCCACTGCCTGGGTACTCTGGGCTATTTGCTATATGCTACCTTGGGAACAAAGCTTAtaatctagtacctccacatcctccccagtcGTGTACATGAGCTCAGTAACCAGGTCAATAGCAGCAGATTCTCCACACAAATGGATTTCTTCAGCACAGAGTCCTATTAAATGCAAAATCaggatttttagaattttaaaaatataaaatcatatatgCAACACTTTACATACCAAAAATACTTTGTTCGCTTACCTACTGCTTTACAACTATACCAActtgttttcataaatattatcTCTTTGATTCCTGAAAACTAAAACCTTCTTGTGGGCAAAAAGTAGTACCATTTTTCTAAATCTCAGGGCTTTTAAATTCCTTTAGCCAAGGTTTTCGGTCTACTAGAGAGTGAAGTTAGACAGAAGAACAACCTGGCATTATTTTCTGATGGTTAGTCCTAAACATCAGTCCtatacttttgtttttcagattagGCTCCATGGAATCACTGAGGTGCCTCAGAGGCTGAGGGCTGGTGGATAGAAGAAACTCCAAACTCCTGACCCCTTAGCATATCTACTTTCATCTATCTTATATTACAGGCTTCAGTGTACTCTTTGTTTGAAGAAAGAGTTCagctatttgttttaaaatctggaaaCATCTGCTCTACAACATGCTGATTAAAAATTCACTCCAGTATTAAGTAGGAGAAACATTCATGTCCATGGACCTCAAGAAGTCCACCTTCAGAAGtctattctaaataaataaataaataaataaatagctacaGCCACAGAGATTTTTACTCCATCATTAATAACAGGGAAAAATGTTCAACTCTGGAACAAATCACAGTTGGTCTCCCATATCCACAGGTTCCACATTCACAGATTCAACCAATTGAGGATTGAAAATACTTTGGCATGaaacatcaaaatgttaatagcGGTTGTGTAAATACAGCAAGATTTGGGCACTTTAATTAAATGGTTATGCTAATTCTATAACAGGAAAAATAGACTTtccattattaaaattatatttaaagaataaaactcaCAGTTAGCtgatgtttttgtttgatttgtatCAAAAAGAGAGTATATAGCTGGCTCTATTTAGCAATGTCAAGCAGACAAATGCATCTCAATGCAGATGTCACACAGCACAGGTTTTATACCATTAAGACCACCAACCTAGCAGTGCTCTGGTCCAGGCCCATCCTCTGGCTGGATCTTTAATCATTTGAATTTCATCGATCACGGCTActtcatcttaaaataaaaggTTACCATGAGCAATACAATCTACTTAAGTAGTATTATAAACAAATTACAATACCAAAATTCAAGCTTTCAACACCACCATAATCATCATTATCACTCACTAAGTGCTTCTTTTCTGACAGGCT contains these protein-coding regions:
- the SUPV3L1 gene encoding ATP-dependent RNA helicase SUPV3L1, mitochondrial isoform X3; this translates as MCSVTTPYEVAVIDEIQMIKDPARGWAWTRALLGLCAEEIHLCGESAAIDLVTELMYTTGEDVEVRNYKRLTPISVLDHALESLDNLRPGDCIVCFSKNDIYSVSRQIEIRGLESAVIYGSLPPGTKLAQAKKFNDPDDPCKILVATDAIGMGLNLSIRRIIFYSLMKPSINEKGEREIEPITTSQALQIAGRAGRFSSKFKEGEVTTMNREDLSLLREILNRPVDPIKAAGLHPTAEQIEMFAYHLPDTTLSNLIDIFVDFSQVDGQYFVCNMDDFKFSAELIQHIPLSLRVRYVFCTAPINKKQPFVCSSLLQFARQYSRNEPLTFSWLRRYIKWPLLPPKNIKDLMDLEAVHDVLDLYLWLSYRFIDMFPDASLVRDLQKQLDDVIQDGVHNITKLIKISETYKLLNLESLSESQSRLSGTSKSQARRNRSKVLGSKAAEPLAPDAGEKSLASRLVQQGLLTADMLKQLEKEWMTQQTEHGKERTESGTYAKGTRRKKKEPDSD
- the SUPV3L1 gene encoding ATP-dependent RNA helicase SUPV3L1, mitochondrial isoform X2, whose translation is MDDQLYYKGEHDKGVLAKGDEVKKILDKFYKRKEIQKLGADYGLDARLFHQAFISFRNYIMQSHSLDVDIHIILNDICFSAAHVDDLFPFFLRHAKQIFPVLDCKDDLRKISDLRIPPNWYPEARAMQRKIIFHSGPTNSGKTYHAIQKYLSAKSGVYCGPLKLLAHEIFEKSNAAGVPCDLVTGEERVTVESDGKQAAHVACTVEMCSVTTPYEVAVIDEIQMIKDPARGWAWTRALLGLCAEEIHLCGESAAIDLVTELMYTTGEDVEVRNYKRLTPISVLDHALESLDNLRPGDCIVCFSKNDIYSVSRQIEIRGLESAVIYGSLPPGTKLAQAKKFNDPDDPCKILVATDAIGMGLNLSIRRIIFYSLMKPSINEKGEREIEPITTSQALQIAGRAGRFSSKFKEGEVTTMNREDLSLLREILNRPVDPIKAAGLHPTAEQIEMFAYHLPDTTLSNLIDIFVDFSQVDGQYFVCNMDDFKFSAELIQHIPLSLRVRYVFCTAPINKKQPFVCSSLLQFARQYSRNEPLTFSWLRRYIKWPLLPPKNIKDLMDLEAVHDVLDLYLWLSYRFIDMFPDASLVRDLQKQLDDVIQDGVHNITKLIKISETYKLLNLESLSESQSRLSGTSKSQARRNRSKVLGSKAAEPLAPDAGEKSLASRLVQQGLLTADMLKQLEKEWMTQQTEHGKERTESGTYAKGTRRKKKEPDSD
- the SUPV3L1 gene encoding ATP-dependent RNA helicase SUPV3L1, mitochondrial isoform X1; translation: MSFPRCALLWARLPAGRHAGHRAGVCSAFRAHTGPFPGALGRLPAVASASSSASGGSKAPNTSLFVPLTVKPQGPSADGDVGAELTRPLDKNEVKKILDKFYKRKEIQKLGADYGLDARLFHQAFISFRNYIMQSHSLDVDIHIILNDICFSAAHVDDLFPFFLRHAKQIFPVLDCKDDLRKISDLRIPPNWYPEARAMQRKIIFHSGPTNSGKTYHAIQKYLSAKSGVYCGPLKLLAHEIFEKSNAAGVPCDLVTGEERVTVESDGKQAAHVACTVEMCSVTTPYEVAVIDEIQMIKDPARGWAWTRALLGLCAEEIHLCGESAAIDLVTELMYTTGEDVEVRNYKRLTPISVLDHALESLDNLRPGDCIVCFSKNDIYSVSRQIEIRGLESAVIYGSLPPGTKLAQAKKFNDPDDPCKILVATDAIGMGLNLSIRRIIFYSLMKPSINEKGEREIEPITTSQALQIAGRAGRFSSKFKEGEVTTMNREDLSLLREILNRPVDPIKAAGLHPTAEQIEMFAYHLPDTTLSNLIDIFVDFSQVDGQYFVCNMDDFKFSAELIQHIPLSLRVRYVFCTAPINKKQPFVCSSLLQFARQYSRNEPLTFSWLRRYIKWPLLPPKNIKDLMDLEAVHDVLDLYLWLSYRFIDMFPDASLVRDLQKQLDDVIQDGVHNITKLIKISETYKLLNLESLSESQSRLSGTSKSQARRNRSKVLGSKAAEPLAPDAGEKSLASRLVQQGLLTADMLKQLEKEWMTQQTEHGKERTESGTYAKGTRRKKKEPDSD